In a single window of the Bos taurus isolate L1 Dominette 01449 registration number 42190680 breed Hereford chromosome 23, ARS-UCD2.0, whole genome shotgun sequence genome:
- the LOC112443696 gene encoding glycine N-methyltransferase, producing MRSRSRWPRRQGQARRRMVDSVYRTRSLGVAAEGLPDQYADGEAARVWQLYIGDTSSRTAEYKAWLLALLRQHGCQRVLDVACGTRVDSIMLVEEGFNVTSVDASDKMLKYALKERWNRRHDPAFDKWVIEEANWMTLDKDVPQPPGGGFDAVICLGNSFAHLPDCKGDQSEHRLALRNIASMVRSGGVLVIDHRNYDHILRTGCAPPGKNIYYKSDLTKDVTTSVLTVNNKAHMVTLDYTLQVPGTGQSGSPGLSKFRLSYYPHCLASFTELLRTAFGGKCQHTVLGDFKPYKPGQAYVPCYFIHVLKKTA from the exons ATGCGGAGCCGGAGCCGGTGGCCGCGGCGGCAGGGCCAGGCGCGTCGCAGGATGGTGGACAGCGTGTACCGGACCCGCTCCCTGGGGGTGGCGGCTGAAGGGCTCCCGGACCAGTACGCGGACGGAGAGGCGGCGCGCGTGTGGCAGCTCTACATCGGGGACACCAGCAGCCGCACCGCGGAGTACAAGGCCTGGCTGCTCGCGCTGCTGCGCCAGCACGGCTGCCAGCGGGTGCTCGACGTGGCCTGCGGCA CCAGGGTGGACTCCATCATGCTGGTGGAAGAGGGCTTCAACGTGACAAGCGTGGATGCCAGTGACAAGATGCTGAAGTATGCTCTCAAGGAGCGCTGGAACCGGAGGCACGACCCTGCCTTTGACAAGTGGG TCATTGAAGAAGCTAACTGGATGACTCTGGACAAAGATGTGCCCCAACCACCAGGGGGTGGCTTCGATGCTGTCATCTGCCTTGGAAACAGTTTTGCCCACTTGCCAGACTGCAAAG GAGACCAGAGTGAGCACCGGCTGGCCCTGAGGAACATCGCAAGCATGGTGCGGTCGGGGGGCGTGCTGGTCATTGATCATCGCAACTACGACCACATCCTCCGCACGGGGTGTGCACCCCCAGGAAAAAACATCTACTATAAG AGTGACCTGACCAAGGACGTCACGACGTCAGTGCTGACCGTGAACAACAAGGCCCACATGGTGACCCTGGATTACACGCTGCAGGTGCCGGGGACTGGCCAGAGCGGCTCTCCTGGCTTGAG TAAGTTCCGGCTCTCCTACTACCCTCACTGCCTGGCATCCTTTACGGAGTTGCTTCGAACAGCCTTTGGGGGCAAGTGCCAGCACACCGTCCTGGGTGACTTCAAACCTTACAAGCCGGGCCAGGCCTACGTTCCCTGCTATTTCATCCACGTGCTCAAGAAGACGGCCTGA
- the PEX6 gene encoding peroxisome biogenesis factor 6, with protein sequence MALAVLRVLEPFPTETPALAVLLPPGGPWPAAGLGLVLALRPAGESPAGPALLVAALEGPGAGTEEQGPGPPQLLVSRALLQLLALGSGAWVRARPVRRPPSLGWALLGTSSGPGLGPRVGPLLVRRGETLPVPGPRVLETRPALQGLLGPGTRLAVTELRGRAKLGPEAENSSRLPLPPVVSSFAASGTVRRLRGVLGGTGDALGVSRSCLRSLSLFQGEWVWVTRAGESSNTSQPHLATVQVLEPRWNLSERLGPGSGQPGEPLADGLALVPATLAFNLGCDPLDVGELKIQRYLEGSSTPEDKGSCSVLPGPPFAKELHIEIVSSPHYSTNGNYDHVLYRHFQTPRAVQEGDVLCVPTVGQVEILEASPEKLPRWQEMFFKVKRTVGEAPDGQARAYLADSAHTSLYLVGSTLSLVPRLPSGDSTPWSSLSPPGLEALVTELCTALKPRLQPGGALLTGTGSVLLRGPPGSGKTTAVAAACSRLGLHLLKVPCSSLCADSSGAVETKLQAAFSRARRCRPVVLLLTAVDLLGRDRDGLGEDARVVATLRHLLLDEDPLASCPPLMVVATTSRAQDLPADVQTAFPHELEVPVLAEAQRLSVLRALTAHLPLGQEVNLAQLARRCAGFVVGDLFALLTHSSRAACTRIKNSGWAGGLSEEDEGELCAAGFPLLAEDFGQALEQLQAAHSQAIGAPRIPSVSWHDVGGLQEVKKEILETIQLPLEHPELLSLGLRRSGLLLHGPPGTGKTLLAKAVATECSLTFLSVKGPELINMYVGQSEENVREVFARARAAAPCIIFFDELDSLAPNRGRSGDSGGVMDRVVSQLLAELDGLHSTQDVFVIGATNRPDLLDPALLRPGRFDKLVFVGVNEDRASQLRVLSAITRKFRLEPSVSLVDVLDHCPPQLTGADLYSLCSDAMTAALKRRVRDLEEGLEPGSSALLLTMEDLLQAAARLQPSVSEQELLRYKRIQRKFAAC encoded by the exons ATGGCGCTGGCAGTCTTGCGAGTCCTGGAGCCCTTCCCGACCGAGACACCCGCTTTGGCGGTGCTGCTGCCGCCCGGGGGCCCGTGGCCTGCGGCAGGGCTGGGCCTAGTGCTGGCGCTGAGGCCTGCAGGGGAGAGCCCGGCAGGGCCGGCGCTGCTGGTGGCCGCCCTGGAGGGACCCGGCGCGGGCACCGAAGAGCAGGGCCCGGGCCCCCCGCAGCTGCTGGTTAGCCGCGCGCTGCTGCAGCTCCTGGCTCTGGGCTCCGGGGCGTGGGTGCGGGCGCGGCCGGTGCGGCGGCCACCGTCGCTGGGCTGGGCGCTGCTTGGCACTTCATCTGGGCCCGGACTCGGACCGAGAGTCGGGCCGTTGCTGGTGAGGCGCGGAGAGACCCTGCCCGTGCCCGGACCGCGGGTGCTGGAGACGCGGCCGGCGTTGCAAGGGTTGCTGGGTCCAGGGACGCGGCTAGCTGTGACTGAGCTCCGTGGGCGGGCTAAACTGGGTCCAGAGGCTGAGAACAGCAGCCGGCTCCCTCTCCCGCCGGTGGTGTCCTCCTTCGCGGCCTCTGGCACAGTCCGGCGACTAAGGGGCGttctgggagggactggagaTGCACTGGGGGTGAGCCGGAGCTGTCTCCGCAGCCTCAGCCTCTTCCAGGGCGAATGGGTGTGGGTGACCCGGGCTGGAGAGTCATCGAACACTTCTCAGCCACATCTGGCCACAGTCCAAGTTCTAGAGCCTCGCTGGAACCTCTCTGAAAGACTGGGACCCGGCTCTGGGCAGCCGGGAGAGCCTCTCGCTGACGGACTGGCCCTCGTGCCTGCCACTCTGGCTTTTAATCTCGGCTGTGATCCCCTGGACGTGGGAGAGCTCAAAATCCAG AGGTATTTGGAGGGCTCCAGCACCCCTGAAGACAAAGGAAGCTGCTCAGTGCTGCCTGGGCCTCCGTTTGCCAAAGAGTTACACATCGAAATTGTGTCGTCTCCTCACTACAGCACTAATGGAAACTATGACCATGTCCTTTACCGGCATTTTCAGACACCCAG GGCAGTCCAGGAAGGGGATGTCCTGTGTGTGCCAACAGTTGGGCAAGTAGAGATCCTGGAAGCAAGCCCAGAGAAACTGCCCAG GTGGCAAGAGATGTTTTTTAAAGTGAAGAGAACAGTTGGGGAGGCTCCAGACGGGCAAGCCAGAGCCTACTTAGCCGACTCCGCCCATACCTCCTTGTACTTG GTGGGTTCTACCCTGAGCCTGGTTCCAAGGCTTCCTTCAGGGGACTCCACTCCCTGGAGCAGCTTGTCTCCTCCAGGCCTGGAGGCCTTGGTGACCGAGCTCTGTACTGCCCTGAAGCCTCGCCTCCAGCCAGG GGGTGCCCTGCTGACAGGGACTGGCAGTGTCCTTCTACGGGGCCCCCCGGGCAGTGGGAAGACCACCGCAGTCGCCGCAGCCTGCAGCCGCCTTGGGCTCCACTTATTGAAG GTGCCCTGCTCCAGCCTCTGTGCAGACAGTAGCGGCGCTGTGGAGACAAAGCTGCAGGCTGCTTTCTCCCGGGCCCGGCGCTGCCGGCCTGTGGTTCTTTTGCTGACAGCTGTGGACCTGCTGGGCCGGGACCGTGATGGACTGGGTGAGGACGCCCGGGTGGTGGCCACGCTGCGGCACCTCCTCCTGGATGAAGACCCACTCGCCAG CTGCCCTCCCCTGATGGTCGTGGCCACGACCAGCCGGGCCCAGGACCTGCCTGCAGATGTGCAGACAGCATTTCCTCACGAGCTGGAGGTGCCTGTGCTGGCAGAGGCGCAGCGGCTCAGCGTCCTCCGGGCTCTCACTGCCCACCTCCCCCTGGGCCAAGAGGTGAACCTGGCGCAGCTGGCGCGGCGTTGTGCG GGCTTTGTGGTGGGGGACCTCTTCGCCCTTTTGACCCACAGCAGCCGGGCAGCCTGCACCAGGATCAAGAACTCAGG CTGGGCCGGCGGCTTGAGTGAGGAGGATGAGGGGGAGCTGTGTGCAGCGGGCTTCCCTCTCCTGGCTGAGGACTTTGGGCAGGCACTGGAGCAGCTGCAGGCCGCTCACTCGCAAGCCATCGGAGCCCCCAGG ATCCCCTCGGTGTCCTGGCACGACGTGGGTGGGCTGCAGGAGGTGAAGAAGGAGATTCTGGAGACGATTCAGCTTCCTCTGGAGCACCCTGAGCTGCTCAGCCTGGGCCTGAGGCGCTCCGGCCTTCTGCTCCACGGGCCCCCTGGCACGGGCAAGACCCTCCTGGCCAAGGCAGTGGCCACGGAGTGCAGCCTCACCTTCCTCAG CGTGAAAGGGCCCGAGCTCATCAACATGTACGTGGGCCAAAGCGAGGAGAATGTACGGGAAG TGTTTGCGCGGGCCAGGGCCGCAGCTCCCTGCATCATCTTCTTTGATGAACTGGACTCCTTGGCCCCAAACCGGGGGCGAAGTGGAGACTCTGGAGGTGTGATGGACAG GGTGGTGTCTCAGCTCCTGGCTGAGCTGGATGGGCTTCACAGCACCCAGGATGTGTTTGTGATCGGAGCCACCAACAGACCAGACCTGCTGGACCCTGCCCTCCTGCGGCCCGGCAG GTTTGACAAGCTGGTGTTTGTGGGAGTGAATGAGGACCGCGCCTCCCAGCTCCGTGTTCTGAGCGCCATCACACGCAA GTTCAGGCTGGAGCCCTCTGTGAGCCTGGTGGACGTCCTAGACCACTGCCCGCCCCAGCTGACGGGCGCGGACCTCTACTCCCTGTGCTCCGACGCCATGACGGCTGCCCTCAAACGCCGAGTTCGGGACCTGGAGGAAG GCCTGGAGCCCGGGAGCTCGGCCCTGCTGCTCACCATGGAGGACCTGCTGCAGGCCGCGGCCCGGCTGCAGCCCTCGGTCAGCGAGCAGGAGTTGCTCCGGTACAAGCGCATCCAACGCAAGTTTGCCGCCTGCTAG